A genomic window from Plasmodium reichenowi strain SY57 chromosome 6, whole genome shotgun sequence includes:
- a CDS encoding syntaxin binding protein, putative: protein MSLKVYCRERIFNVINKITEKSRYVIMIVDLNSYKILSLLCKNEELLERGVSLIELINSERDNLEDFDCIYFLSSNIQSVHIMINDFKDEKHTKYKNIHILFTSNISKDNEILDLIASNNFILKRIKSCACINLNFFAYESRIFYSHNSLSLYNYFPLINNDILSQISSILLSVCSCLKIFPSIRYQNSELCRSFSHIFYNSIKNLHTIYNDKNKITNTNINTYTNKNNDIQSDNNNNNHMNNDIYHYNNNNNINDDILLILDRSIDTSILFIHDYSYQSLCYDLLNINTIYEMHFDQTKINEQPNEDKYSNTCNDSYYDDKNIEMAKKKKKKNIDAHTVLFEITNNDQKKEEKEALLSEEDHLWSSYRHHHIQDVNEIIKNEISAFTEKNAVVKIQKKNVLNPTEALDALRSLPQYETLIEQYWLHYYLCNNCFKLLQDKNIVDVGLVEQDICCNVDKYGKELNHQKNLASVNTIITSDEYDQEEKTRLLLLYFMNYININDNDKMKIIESAQLNLFMKKIINEFLKLNLHNSGYYSASDEPIQLSSNKIHHVLENSNKKKIKHYKNVAKNSKYELSRHEPIIKDIILDIYNDTLDKNYFPHVDPTHQQEIKGGHASHENKQNVSRGTIWDFKTENKNQTKKEKKRKILIFIIGGITYPEIKQIYEMSNELDVDIYLGGTNLLTSKVIFDQFKQLPIS, encoded by the coding sequence ATGTCACTAAAAGTATATTGCCGAGAACGAATTTTTAACGtgataaataaaataacgGAAAAGAGCAGATATGTAATTATGATAGTAGATCTTAattcttataaaatattatctttgttatgtaaaaatgaagaattaTTAGAAAGAGGAGTATCATTAAttgaattaataaattctGAAAGAGATAATTTAGAAGATTTTgattgtatatattttcttagTTCGAATATACAAAGTGTTCATATAATGATTAATGATTTTAAAGATGAAAAACATactaaatataaaaatatacatattttatttacatcAAATATTTCAAAAGATAATGAAATTCTTGATTTAATTGCTTcgaataattttattttaaaaagaattaaaagTTGTGCttgtataaatttaaatttttttgcTTATGAAAGTCGAATTTTTTATTCCCATAATTCTCTTAGtctatataattattttcctttaataaataatgatatattatcacAAATTAGTTCTATCTTATTATCTGTCTGTTCatgtttaaaaatatttccaTCAATCAGGTATCAAAATTCTGAATTGTGCAGGTCCTTTTCacacattttttataattcgataaaaaatttgcacacaatatataatgataaaaataaaattacaAACACAAACATAAACacatatacaaataaaaataatgatatcCAATCagataataacaataataatcatatgaACAATGACATATAccattataataataataataatataaacgATGATATACTTTTAATTTTGGACAGATCGATTGATACCAGCATTTTGTTTATACATGATTATTCATATCAAAGTCTCTGCTATGATCTGctaaatattaatacaatATATGAAATGCATTTCGATCAGACGAAGATAAATGAACAACCAAATGAAGATAAATATAGCAATACATGTAATGATAgttattatgatgataaaaatatagaaatggcgaaaaaaaaaaaaaaaaaaaatatcgACGCACATACCGTCCTTTTCgaaataacaaataatgatcaaaaaaaagaagaaaaagaagcCCTCCTTTCAGAAGAAGATCATTTATGGTCTAGTTATCGACATCATCATATTCAAGATGTtaatgaaattataaaaaatgaaatatcAGCATTTACCGAAAAAAATGCTGTAGTcaaaattcaaaaaaaaaatgtattaaatCCAACAGAAGCTCTAGACGCATTAAGATCTCTACCACAATACGAAACCTTAATTGAACAATATTGGTTACATTACTATTTATGTAATAACTGTTTTAAATTGTTAcaagataaaaatattgttgATGTTGGTTTAGTTGAACAGGATATATGTTGTAATGTTGATAAATATGGAAAGGAATTAAATcatcaaaaaaatttgGCCAGTGTTAATACTATTATTACAAGTGATGAATATGATCAAGAGGAAAAAACTCgtcttcttttattatattttatgaattatattaatattaatgataatgataaaatgaaaatcaTCGAATCTGCTCAACTGAATTTgtttatgaaaaaaattattaatgaATTCTTAAAATTGAATTTACATAATTCGGGATATTATTCTGCTTCAGACGAACCAATACAATTATcatcaaataaaatacatcATGTATTAGAAAACAgtaacaaaaaaaaaattaagcATTACAAAAATGTGGCTAAAAATTCGAAATATGAATTAAGTAGACATGAACCAATCattaaagatataatactagatatatataacgACACCCtagataaaaattatttccCTCATGTTGACCCTACGCATCAACAAGAAATAAAGGGGGGACATGCTTCTCATgaaaataaacaaaatgtTTCACGAGGTACCATATGGGATTTTAAAACAGAGAACAAAAATCAAACAAagaaagagaaaaaaagaaaaatccttattttcattatagGAGGTATTACTTATCCGgaaataaaacaaatatacGAAATGTCAAACGAATTGGACGtggatatatatttggGTGGAACAAATTTATTAACAAGTAAGGTGATATTTGACCAATTTAAGCAACTTCCCATTTCTTAA
- a CDS encoding hypothetical protein (conserved Plasmodium protein, unknown function) has translation EYFFTFSKNKLIKNKNNLSSIETFTSYMSHPKSCALNSIENEEKENILSSDLNNVLDTYKKTNTDTAGSDKITVLINKEKSNNKNDQSNNKNDKSNNIYNDNIHCNNEPLLKNNELKGALKIEFPFSTPINNEKKNFMYSNNIFYKYYINNYEEEKNAVHKNNNYNLHSNNSTNHAYEINPSIHPTHMDNMNNMNNMNNMNNMNNMNNINNNSNNISANMAKDVLRAWYNDQENQNDSVDSKNCNTEYIRIQKVYETNNNDMNPFFYASAGFKNNKYNDNKIDDQCVHKYNDNKIDDQCVHKYNDNKNDDQCVDKYNDNKIDDQCVDKYNDNKIDDQCVDKYNDNKFDDQCVDKCLDNKRNINNEDYFENFIVNENNNFRDTIICDENNKMIIIKKVEDERNMQGDDFNYLHDILEKTYKEYINFDGSEYIYIYDICVKKDNPNHNNDNINNKTFENNKTFENNKTFENNKTFENNKTFENNITNDVNINHNILNKKMNHIENEIIINNPHKNEYNIFNNISLHINKLKGLFISPSKLVEDQSNISTDVIHISEQVRNNMTSKKMVLCNDDYTQENIQEIDKTNVQDNNEKKMVTHYDIQTRDKKVMMKDMEKSNFMDKLNYIFFTAINNTSSTIKNNTHDNITSNTTTHENNNNNNNNNNCSNNYNSYNFHIKEVSQEYLFENMNMDHIQTNMNYNIKRRIYETDIYDIQIIKKGYNYIYIKDGEWKYFFCVLFYLQNNIGLKNDIICKHYCKIYHRGDYILKQLNDNNSSDICTNYFLAFFEDIYCNKHQLNNLELAILIKKKSYEFIFEITKYKTPDIIHNFHYIYIDEHKKTNNCLNIFDVNHNSYYIIPFIFKTIQTYHHHKHNIHDDEKQNNEHLRNQIIFSCDILKDWNESIFFITNKMEENNNQNVTNRKQNEQKIHYVNKKLNQWIHVFKQERNIKHL, from the coding sequence atgaatatttttttacattttcaaaaaataaattaataaaaaataaaaataatttatccAGTATTGAAACTTTTACTTCCTACATGTCACATCCAAAAAGTTGCGCTTTAAATTCTATAGAAAATGAAGAGaaggaaaatattttatccAGCGATCTGAACAATGTTCTtgatacatataaaaaaacaaatacCGATACGGCAGGTTCTGATAAGATTACcgttttaataaataaagagaaaagtaataataagaatgatcaaagtaataataagaatgataaaagtaataatatatataatgataatattcattgtaataatgaaccccttttaaaaaataatgaattaaaGGGAGCCCTTAAAATTGAGTTTCCTTTCTCTACACCTATAAATAATGAGAAGAAAAATTTCATGTActcaaataatattttttacaaatattatataaataattatgaagaagaaaaaaatgcagttcataaaaataataattataatcttcatagtaataatagtaCTAATCATGCGTATGAAATTAATCCAAGTATTCATCCTACTCATATggataatatgaataatatgaataatatgaataatatgaacaatatgaataatatgaataatataaataataatagtaataatataagcGCAAATATGGCTAAGGATGTATTACGCGCATGGTATAATGACCAGGAGAACCAAAACGATTCAGTAGATTCAAAGAATTGTAATACagaatatataagaatacAAAAGGTTTATGAAACGAATAATAATGACATGAatccatttttttatgcAAGCGCAGGttttaaaaacaataaatataatgataacaaAATTGATGATCAATGTGtccataaatataatgataacaaAATTGATGATCAATGTGtccataaatataatgataacaaAAATGATGATCAATGTGTcgataaatataatgataacaaAATTGATGATCAATGTgtagataaatataatgataacaaAATTGATGATCAATGTgtagataaatataatgataacaaATTTGATGATCAATGTGTAGATAAATGTCTTGATAATAAAAggaatattaataatgaggattattttgaaaattttatagtaaacgaaaataataatttcaGAGATACAATAATTTgtgatgaaaataataaaatgattataattaaaaaagtaGAAGATGAAAGAAATATGCAAGGTGACgattttaattatttacatgatatattagaaaaaacgtataaggaatatataaatttcGACGGTTcggaatatatatatatatatgatatatgtGTGAAGAAGGATAACCCGAAccataataatgataatattaataacaaAACATTTGAGAATAACAAAACATTtgagaataataaaacatttgAGAATAACAAAACATTTGAGAATAACAAAACATTTGagaataatattacaaacGATGTCAATATTAATCATAACATtcttaataaaaaaatgaaccatattgaaaatgaaataattattaacaatcctcataaaaatgaatataacatttttaataatatctCTTTGCATATTAACAAACTAAAAGGATTGTTCATTTCTCCAAGCAAATTGGTTGAAGACCAAAGTAATATTTCAACAGATGTTATACACATATCTGAACAAGTCAGAAACAATATGACTAGTAAAAAGATGGTATTATGTAATGATGATTATACACAAGAAAATATACAAGAAATAGATAAAACAAATGTTCAAGAcaataatgaaaaaaaaatggtaACACATTATGATATTCAAACTAGGGATAAAAAAGTAATGATGAAAGACATGGAGAAGAGTAATTTTATGGATAAATTGaactatatattttttacagCTATAAATAATACTAGCTCAACTATCAAGAATAATACACATGATAATATCACAAGTAATACTACTACacatgaaaataataataataataataataataataattgtagtaataattacaactcgtataattttcatatcAAAGAAGTGTCGCAGGAATATCtttttgaaaatatgaacatGGATCATATACAAACtaatatgaattataatattaaaagaagaatatatgaaacagatatttatgatatacaaattattaaaaaaggatataattatatttatataaaagatgGAGAAtggaaatattttttctgtgttttattttatttacaaaataatataggacttaaaaatgatataatcTGTAAACATTATTGTAAAATTTATCATAGAGGagattatatattaaaacaattaaatgataataattcttcAGATATATGTACTAATTATTTCCTCGCCTTTTTTgaagatatatattgtaataaACATCAGCTTAATAATTTAGAGCTAGCTATacttattaaaaaaaaatcatatgaatttatatttgaaataacaaaatataaaacacCAGATATTATACAcaattttcattatatatatattgatgaacacaaaaaaacaaataattgtcttaatatatttgacGTAAATcataattcatattatatcataccattcatttttaaaacaatCCAAACATATCATCATCACAAACATAACATAcatgatgatgaaaaacaaaacaatGAACATCTTAGGAATCAAATCATTTTTAGTtgtgatatattaaaagattGGAATGaatctatattttttataaccAACAAAATGGAAGAAAACAACAATCAAAACGTTACGAATCgaaaacaaaatgaacaaaaGATACATtatgttaataaaaaattaaatcaATGGATACACGTATTCAAGCAggaaagaaatataaaacacCTCTGA